The Sandaracinus amylolyticus genomic interval GCTCTCGGTGCTGCTCGACGTCGTGCTCAACCACTTCGGGCCCGACGCGAACTGGCTGCCCGCGATCGATCCCTCGCTGTTCGACGAGGACGAGCCGACGCCATGGGGCGCGGCGCCCCGCTTCGCGCATCCGGCGATGCGCGCGCTCGCGCGCGAGGTGCTGCGCCTGTACGTCGTCGAGTACGGCTTCGACGGGCTGCGCCTCGACGCGACGCACGCCATCGTCGATCGCACCGGGACCCACGTCATCGCGGAGCTCGCGCAGATCGCGCGCGGGCTCCCCGGGCCGCCGGTGTTGATCGCGGAGGACGAGCGCCGCGATCCGATGCTCTTCGATCGGCTCCACCTCGACGGCACCTGGGCCGACGACTTCCACCACGCGGTCCACGTGCTGCTGACCGGCGAGCGCGACGGCTACTACGCGCCCTACGAGCCGACGCTCTCCACGCTCGCCGACGTGCTGCGCGCAGGGTGGCGCGGCCCGGCGCGCAGCGATCGCGAGCGCTTCGTCTACTGCCTCGAGAACCACGACCAGACCGGCAACCGCGCGATGGGCGATCGCTTCTGGAGCCTCGCGCGCGAGGAGGACGCGCGCGCCGCGACGCTGCTGATGCTCTTCGCGCCGTCGAGCGTGCTGCTCTTCCAAGGCCAGGAGTGGGGCACGCGCGTCCCCTTCCTCTACTTCACCGATCACGAGCCCGAGCTCGGCGCGAAGGTCTCCGAGGGCCGGCGCTCGGAGTTCGCGCAGTTCCCGGCGTTCCGCGACCCCGCGTCGCGCGCGCGCATCCCGGACCCCCAGGACGAGCAGACGTTCCTGCGCGCGAAGGTCGACTGGAGCGAGCGAGAGCGCGCGCCGCACGACGCGATCCTCGCGCTCCATCGCGCGGCGCTGTCGCTGCGCAAGAGCGACCCCGTGCTGCGCGACGCGCGCGCGGAGTGGCAGGTCGCGCGGCACGGCGAGATGTTGATCGTCACGCGCGCGTCGCGCGGACAGCGCCGCGTGCTCGCGTGGAACCTCGGTCACGAGCCGCGCGACCTGCCCGCGGGGCGCGTGCTGCTCGCGTCGCGCGGCGACGCGGTGCAGGAGCGCCGGATTGCGCCGCGCTGCGCGGCGATCCTCGAGGGTTGATTCGATCACTCGGTGATCGCGCGGATGACGCGGCAGGGGTTCCCTGCCGCGAGCACGCCCTCGGGCACGTCGCGCGTGACGATGCTGCCCGCGCCGATCACCGCGCGCGACCCGATCCGCACGCCGGGCAGGATGATCGCGCCGCCGCCGACCCACACGTCGGCGCCGATCTCGATCGGCTTGCCGTACTCCTTCACGCGCCGCTCCGCGGCGTTCAGCGGGTGCAGCGGCGTGAGGATCTGGACCGCGGGGCCGAACATCGTGAAGTCCCCGATCGTCACGCGGCAGACGTCGAGCACCACGCAATTGAAATTGAAGTAAACGCGCTCGCCGAGCTCGATGTTCGCCCCGTAGTCGCAGTAGAACGGCGGCTGCATCCACACGCTGTCGCCGCCGCGGCCGAACAGATCGCGCAGGATCGCGCGGCGCGCGTCGACCTCGCGCTCGCGGGTGGCGTTGAGGGCCTGACAGAGATCGCGCGCGCGCTCGCGCGTCGCGACGAGCTCGGGGTCGAGCGCGTCGTAGCGCTCACCGGCCAGCATCTTCTCGCGCTCGGACGTCATCCGAGACCGGCATCGGCCCGACGCCCGCGACCACAAGCGCGTCGATCGTGCGCCACGCCTCGCCGCATCGGGTCGCCGGCGCGGCGCGAGGGTCGAGACCATCGCCGCGCTGCGTCGACGGCGCGGCGCGAGGGTCGCGACCGCGCGAGCGCGACGTCGACGGCGATGATCGAGGGTCGAGACCTCGGGCGCGCTGCGTCGACCGCGCAGCGCGAGGGTCGCGACCGCGCGACGGCGACGTCGATCGCGGCGACCGAGGGTCGAGACCGTCGGGGTGCGGCGTCGACGGCGCAGCGCGACGGTGCCGACCCTCACGCGCCTCGTTCGACGGCGCCGGGCGAGGGTGATCACCGTCCCGACGCGCCGTCGATCGAGGGCCGAGACGGTGAAGACCCTCCGCGCCCGCCGTCGACGGCGTAGCGGGAGGGTCTTCACCCCGAAAACGTGGGAAAAACCGCGCTCAGACCTCGGGGATGGGGTCGCTCGGCGGCGGGCCTGCGGGCTCGGGCGCGGCGGGCCCGGGCGGGCCTGCGGGCCGCGTCGCGGGCTCCGCGCGCTGCTGCGACGCGCGGAACGCGTCGATCGGCGCGAGCGCCTTGCGCAGCCGCGGGTGGTTCTCGGGGTTGCTCGGCGGGTGCTCGGCGAACAGCGCGAACACGTACTCCTGGACGGCCACCTGCAGCGCGCGCAGCGGCTCGCGCACGCCGACCGTCGCGGCGTCGGCGGCCTCGGTGATCCGGAGCGCCTCTCCGTACGACGCGTGCGCGCGACGGATGAACGCGAGGTACGGCGCGCCGACGAGGCGATCGAGCTCGGCCCCGAGCCCGTCGGCGTCGATCTGCGCGAGCAGGCGGTCGGCGTGCGCCCACTGGCTCGTGTACGTGAGCTGGGTGAAGGCGAGCCCGTCGGGGAAGACGCGCTCGAGCATCGCGCGAGCGCGCGTCGCGCGCGCGTCGTCGGCGGGCGTGCCGGTGATGAGCGTGATCGACTCGAGCGCCCAATTCAGCGCTCGCCACGACGCATCGGCCACGGCGTCGAAGGCGCGGCGATCGGGATCGCCGATCTTCACGCGCGCGGTCCACGCGTCGCGCAGCGCGATGACCGACGCGCGCAGCGCGCGTGCGCTGGCGCGGACGCGTGAGTCGCGCGACGCGTCGGTCGGGACCGCGGCGAGGACCGCGACGCCCAGCGAGTACGCGCCGGGCACGTCGGTGGCCGGAGCGCGGGTGTAGAGGTTCGGATCGAATTCGGTGGTCACGAGCAATGCCTCCCTCGCGCGGGAGCATCGCTGGCCGGAGCGCGCGCGACCATGTCCGCAACGTCGGGGCAGACGCGCGCGCGATGGCGCGACTACGTTCGAGCGTCTCGACCGGAGGAAACGAGATGGCGACCAAGGCGAAGAGCGCGATCCCCGAGGGCTATCACAGCGTCACGCCGTACTTGATCGTGAAGGGCGCCGCGAAGGCGATCGAGTGGTACGCGCGCGCGCTCGGCGCGAACGAGCTGTACCGGATGGACGGTCCGGGGGGCAGCATCGTCCATGCGGAGATCCAGATCGGCGACTCGCGCGTGATGCTCGCCGACGAGTCGCCGGAGATGGGCGCGACCGCGCCGGGATCGCTGGGCGGCACGCCGGTCGGGCTGATGCTCTACGTGACCGACGTGGACGCGGTGTTCGCGCGGGCGGTGAAGGAAGGCGCGAAGCAGGAGCGTCCGGTCGCGGATCAGTTCTACGGCGATCGCATGGGCTCGATGGTCGATCCGTTCGGCCACAAGTGGACGATCGGCACCCACGTGGAGGACGT includes:
- a CDS encoding alpha-amylase family glycosyl hydrolase; translation: MQRIASLAPTDPMPRPGAHVVEGGVRFRVPTHASDVSVVLVAPDGTRRIRALPRVRDGLHEAVVPGIGAGTRYLLRIGDRELPDPFARSLPEGPRGAAEVLAPLAPRAPRRPLDMAGAPVIYELHVGTFTREGTFAAAREKLPHLAALGVDAIELMPVASFPGARGWGYDGVALLAPHAAYGAPEELVRFVDEAHRLGLSVLLDVVLNHFGPDANWLPAIDPSLFDEDEPTPWGAAPRFAHPAMRALAREVLRLYVVEYGFDGLRLDATHAIVDRTGTHVIAELAQIARGLPGPPVLIAEDERRDPMLFDRLHLDGTWADDFHHAVHVLLTGERDGYYAPYEPTLSTLADVLRAGWRGPARSDRERFVYCLENHDQTGNRAMGDRFWSLAREEDARAATLLMLFAPSSVLLFQGQEWGTRVPFLYFTDHEPELGAKVSEGRRSEFAQFPAFRDPASRARIPDPQDEQTFLRAKVDWSERERAPHDAILALHRAALSLRKSDPVLRDARAEWQVARHGEMLIVTRASRGQRRVLAWNLGHEPRDLPAGRVLLASRGDAVQERRIAPRCAAILEG
- a CDS encoding sugar O-acetyltransferase, with the translated sequence MTSEREKMLAGERYDALDPELVATRERARDLCQALNATREREVDARRAILRDLFGRGGDSVWMQPPFYCDYGANIELGERVYFNFNCVVLDVCRVTIGDFTMFGPAVQILTPLHPLNAAERRVKEYGKPIEIGADVWVGGGAIILPGVRIGSRAVIGAGSIVTRDVPEGVLAAGNPCRVIRAITE
- a CDS encoding VOC family protein yields the protein MATKAKSAIPEGYHSVTPYLIVKGAAKAIEWYARALGANELYRMDGPGGSIVHAEIQIGDSRVMLADESPEMGATAPGSLGGTPVGLMLYVTDVDAVFARAVKEGAKQERPVADQFYGDRMGSMVDPFGHKWTIGTHVEDVSPEEMEARHREFMAKMGQGKK